One genomic region from Phragmites australis chromosome 1, lpPhrAust1.1, whole genome shotgun sequence encodes:
- the LOC133909867 gene encoding peroxidase A2-like, with the protein MTLSSPDTLANQTHPPLASLCSLSRSPGIVKKRERERGGEMRGRLVTAAAGAGGRWRGGEVTAWWWAAVVLGYLVSCARAGLLETNPGLAYNFYQKSCPNVDSIVRSVTWAQVAANPALPGRLLRLHFHDCFVKGCDASILLDNAQSEKTAGPNLSVGGYEVIDAIKTQLEQSCPGVVSCADIVALAARDAVSYQFGATLWQVETGRRDGNVSLASNTGALPSPFAGFNGLLQSFSNRGLNLTDLVALSGAHTIGVAGCSSVTPRLYQGNATNVDPLLDSAYAKTLMSSCPNPSPSAATVNLDSGTPLKFDSNYYTNLQNKQGTLASDAALTQNAAAAQMVADFTNPIKFYAAFSISMKKMGRVEVLTGTNGQIRKQCRQVGS; encoded by the exons ATGACACTGTCATCACCAGACACACTCGCAAaccagacccatcctcccctggCCTCCCTCTGTTCTCTCTCAAGATCCCCTGGCATAGttaagaagagagagagagagagaggtggggagATGAGGGGGCGACTGGTCACAGCGGCAGCAGGAGCAGGGGGGCGGTGGCGAGGGGGCGAGGTGACGGCGTGGTGGTGGGCGGCCGTGGTCCTCGGCTATTTAGTGAGCTGCGCCAGGGCGGGGCTGCTGGAGACCAACCCGGGCCTGGCCTACAACTTCTACCAGAAGAGCTGCCCCAACGTGGACTCCATCGTCCGCAGCGTCACCTGGGCGCAGGTCGCCGCCAACCCCGCCCTCcccggccgcctcctccgcctccacttccacgactgcttcgtcaag GGGTGCGACGCGTCGATCCTGCTGGACAACGCGCAGAGCGAGAAGACGGCGGGGCCCAACCTCTCCGTCGGTGGCTACGAGGTGATCGACGCCATCAAGACGCAGCTGGAGCAGTCCTGCCCGGgcgtcgtctcctgcgccgacatcGTCGCGCTGGCGGCGCGCGACGCCGTGTCGTACCAGTTCGGGGCGACGCTGTGGCAGGTGGAGACGGGGCGCCGGGACGGCAACGTGTCGCTGGCGTCCAACACGGGCGCGCTGCCGTCGCCGTTCGCCGGGTTCAACGGCCTGTTGCAGAGCTTCTCCAACAGGGGGCTCAACCTCACCGACCTTGTCGCGCTGTCCGGCGCGCACACCATCGGTGTGGCCGGCTGCTCCAGCGTGACGCCCAGGCTGTACCAGGGGAACGCCACCAACGTGGACCCGCTGCTGGACTCGGCGTACGCGAAGACGCTCATGTCGTCGTGTCCGAACCCGTCGCCGTCGGCGGCCACCGTCAACctggacagcggcacgccgctcAAGTTCGACAGCAACTACTACACCAACCTGCAGAATAAGCAGGGGACGCTGGCCTCCGACGCGGCCCTGACACAGAACGCCGCGGCCGCGCAGATGGTGGCGGACTTCACCAACCCCATCAAGTTCTACGCCGCATTCTCCATTTCCATGAAGAAGATGGGCCGCGTCGAGGTGCTCACCGGCACTAACGGCCAGATCAGGAAGCAGTGCCGCCAAGTCGGCTCCTGA